From one Gossypium hirsutum isolate 1008001.06 chromosome D08, Gossypium_hirsutum_v2.1, whole genome shotgun sequence genomic stretch:
- the LOC107896208 gene encoding NADH dehydrogenase [ubiquinone] flavoprotein 2, mitochondrial isoform X2 — MLKIFKKKTSPKGEIEGALLKYLGVERNEVTKDDLFSVGEMECMGCCVNAPMIAVADYTNRSEGYMYNYYEDVTTQRVVEIVEIVAVGFCQEN, encoded by the exons ATGTTGAAGATCTTCAAGAAGAAAACATCTCCCAAAG GAGAAATTGAAGGAGCCTTATTGAAATACTTGGGGGTTGAGCGCAATG AGGTAACAAAGGATGATTTATTCTCTGTTGGAGAAATGGAATGTATG GGATGTTGTGTAAATGCTCCTATGATTGCAGTTGCTGATTACACCAATAGATCTGAAGGATATATGTATAATTACTAT GAAGATGTTACTACTCAACGAGTTGTTGAGATAGTTGAGATAGTTGCAGTGGGATTTTGCCAAGAGAACTGA
- the LOC107896208 gene encoding NADH dehydrogenase [ubiquinone] flavoprotein 2, mitochondrial isoform X1: MWSLVCGTTPCMICGSGEIEGALLKYLGVERNEVTKDDLFSVGEMECMGCCVNAPMIAVADYTNRSEGYMYNYYEDVTTQRVVEIVEIVAVGFCQEN; this comes from the exons ATGTGGTCATTGGTTTGTGGCACAACACCATGTATGATATGTGGTTCAGGAGAAATTGAAGGAGCCTTATTGAAATACTTGGGGGTTGAGCGCAATG AGGTAACAAAGGATGATTTATTCTCTGTTGGAGAAATGGAATGTATG GGATGTTGTGTAAATGCTCCTATGATTGCAGTTGCTGATTACACCAATAGATCTGAAGGATATATGTATAATTACTAT GAAGATGTTACTACTCAACGAGTTGTTGAGATAGTTGAGATAGTTGCAGTGGGATTTTGCCAAGAGAACTGA
- the LOC107897925 gene encoding uncharacterized protein — protein MAASSRRSSGPVLRSHSPSSRFTSFYASQSHSPSSSSSSAFAYSSSGFSSRSTFFNQPRSTSPPRINLHRNSSSASSVRFSLDNRPISPNRSITTVRRTTEALKNLQSKQTKRTCMCSPTTHPGSFRCSLHKSFNTSHAGTGYAPSNRLNARRSAMTNSLVRIGGVEGDLVRRALSALIRPSSHQQRRREAFHPRPSRLSVMSKAENL, from the coding sequence ATGGCGGCTTCTTCTAGAAGGTCTAGTGGTCCGGTTCTCCGATCTCATTCCCCATCTTCCCGGTTTACTTCTTTCTACGCTTCACAGTCACACtctccatcttcttcttcctcctccgcTTTCGCCTATTCCAGTTCAGGTTTCTCTTCACGTTCAACTTTCTTCAATCAACCCAGATCTACTTCTCCACCACGTATTAACCTGCACAGAAACTCTTCATCAGCGTCATCTGTGCGGTTCTCGCTCGACAACCGTCCGATCTCACCGAACCGTTCAATCACCACCGTCCGGAGAACCACTGAGGCGTTGAAGAATTTACAGAGCAAACAGACGAAGCGGACTTGCATGTGTTCACCTACAACGCATCCGGGATCGTTCCGTTGCAGTCTTCATAAGAGCTTCAATACTTCGCACGCCGGGACAGGTTACGCGCCGAGTAATCGGCTTAACGCGCGTAGATCTGCGATGACGAACTCGCTCGTGAGAATCGGTGGTGTCGAAGGAGATCTGGTTAGGAGAGCTTTGTCGGCTTTGATTAGACCTTCCTCTCACCAGCAGCGTCGCCGTGAAGCTTTCCATCCTAGGCCTAGCCGGCTATCCGTGATGTCAAAAGCCGAAAACTTATGA